The DNA region CGACCGCACCGGGCACGGGAGCGAAAGCGTTACGCGGCACCAACGCCACGCCTTCACCCGCGGCGACCAGGGTGGTGATCGCGTGGAAATCGTCCGAAACGTGCCGGATCTCCGGGTTGGCGCAGACGATCATCAGCACGTCGCGACACGGATTCCCGGGTTTCGGGGCGATCCACTCGTCGTCGGCGAGGGCGTCGATGTCCACTTCGGACGCCCCGGCGAGCCGGTGCGCGGTGGGCAGCACGACGTCGAAGGGCTCCACATAGAGGGGGAACCGGGTGAGCCTGCTTTCATCCGTCCGTGGCGACAGCCGGTACTCCTCGGTGATCGCCAGGTCGACCTCACCGTCGAGCAGCAGCGGGATACTCGCGTGCCCCTCGACGTCCTGCACCTGCATGGTGACCCCGGGCGAACCGGCCCGCAGCGAGGCGATCGCCGGCGCCACGACCATCGTGATGGCGGAGGCGAAACTCGCCAGCCGCACCAGCCCCTGGACGCCGGAATCGAGCGCGGCCAAGGTGGCGCGCGCCCGTTCCAGTTCGGCGGCGACGGCGTTGGCGTGCACCACCATCATTTCACCCGCCGGGGTCAGCGAAACCCGCCTGCCCCGGCGGCGGAGCAGCTGCTGGCCGCACTCGGCTTCGAGGGCGGCCAGCTGCTGGGAGACCGCGGACGGCGTCAGATGCAGCGCCTGTCCCGCCGCCGTCACGGTGCCGTGGTCGGCGAGGGCACGCAGCACGCGCAGCCGTCGCGGATCGATCATTCGCCCATCATGGACCTTGCCGTCACGAACGCGTCGACGGCCCGGTTGACGTCGTCGGTCGAGTGCGCCGCCGACATCTGGGTCCGGATCCGGGCCTTGCCGTGCGGCACCACCGGGTACGAGAAGCCGATCACGTAGATGCCCTGGTCGAGCAGCAGATCCGCCATCTTGCCCGCCTTGGCGGCGTCACCGATCATCACCGGGATGATGGGGTGCTCACCAGGGAGCAGATCGAAACCCGCCTCGGTCATCCGGCGCCGGAACAGTTCGGTGTTGGCGCGCAGCTTGCCCAGCAGGTCGCTGGAGGAGTCCAGCAGCTCCAGCGTGGCGAGCGCGGCCGCGGTGATCGACGGCGCCAGCGAGTTCGAGAACAGGTACGGCCGCGAACGCTGCCGCAGCATCTCGACGATCTCCGCGCGCCCGGAGGTGTAGCCGCCGCTCGCGCCGCCGAGTGCCTTGCCGAGGGTGCCGGTCAGCACGTCGACCTTGTCCTGCACGCCGAACAGCTCCGGCGTACCGCGGCCGGTCGGACCGGTGAAGCCGACGGCGTGCGAGTCGTCCACCATCACCAGCGCGTCGTACCGCTCGGCCAGCTCGCAGATCTCGTCGAGCGGCGCGAGGTAGCCGTCCATCGAGAACACGCCGTCGGTGGCGATCATCCGGTACCGCGCGCCGGACGCCTCCTTCAGCCGGGCCTCCAGATCCGCGACGTCACGGTTGCGGTAGCGCATCCGCTTCGCCTTGCAGAGCCGGACACCGTCGATGATCGACGCGTGGTTGAGCTCGTCGGAGATGATGACGTCCTGATCCGTCAGCAGCGTCTCGAAGAGCCCGGCGTTGGCGTCGAAACAGGAGCTGTAGAGGATCGTGTCCTCGGTGCCGAGGAACTCCGACAGCTTCGCCTCGAGCTCCTTGTGCGGCTGCTGGGTCCCGCAGATGAACCGCACCGACGCCATGCCGAAGCCCCAGCGGTCCAGCGCCTCTTGCGCGGCCTTGATGAGCTTGGGGTGGTCGGCGAGGCCGAGATAGTTGTTGGCGCAGAAGTTGAGGACGTCGCCGTCGCCCACGCTGACCGAAGCCCGTTGCGGCCCCTGGATCACCCGCTCGCCCTTGTACAGCCCGGCTTCCCGGATCTCGGCGAGCCCGGCCTTGAGGTCGTCGCGCATCGCGCCGTACATCAGTTCTCCGTCCAGTCCAGAATGACCTTGCCGCAGCGGCCTTCCCTGGCCGTCGCGAACGCCTTCTCGTATTCGGTGTAGCCGAACCGGTGGGTGATCACCGGCGAGATGTCCAGCCCGGCCTGCAGCAGGACGGACATCGAGTACCACGTCTCGAACATCTCGCGCCCGTAGATCCCCTTGAGCTGGATCATCTTCAGCACCACGGACGCGATGTCGACCGACACCTCGGAAGCGGGAAGGCCGAGCAGCGCGACGCGCCCGCCGTGCGACATGTTCGCGATCATGTCGCGCAGCGCCTCGGGCCGCCCGCTCATCTCCATGCCGACGTCGAAGCCCTCGGCCATGCCGAGCTTCTGCTGCGCGTCGGCGATGGTCGCGGAGGAGACGTCCAGCGCGAGATCGACGCCGACCTTGCGGGCCAGTTCGAGGCGGTGCTCGCTGACGTCGGTGATGACGACGTTGCGCGCGCCCGCGTGGCGCGCGATGGCGGCGGCCATGATGCCGATCGGGCCGGCGCCGGTGACCAGCACGTCCTCGCCGATGACGGGGAAGGACAGCGCGGTGTGCACGGCGTTGCCGAGCGGGTCGAAGATCGCGGCGATGTCGAGATCGACCTTGGTGCGGTGCACCCAGGCGTTCATCTCGGGCAGGACGGCGTACTGCGCGAAGGCGCCGTCCGTGTGCACGCCGAGGCCCTTGGTCCTGGCGCAGAGGTGACGCCGCCCGGCCTTGCAGTTGCGGCAGCTTCCGCAGACGAGGTGCCCCTCGCCGCTGACCAGGTCGCCCACCTTCACCGTGGTCACCGACCGGCCGATCTCGACCACCTCGCCGACGAACTCGTGCCCGACGACCAGCGGCGCGGCGATGGTGCGCGCCGCCCAGTCGTCCCACGAGTCGATGTGCAGATCGGTGCCGCAGATCCCGGCGCGCAGCACGCGGACGGCGACGTCGCCGGGGCCGACGGCGGGGTCCGGCACGTCGGTGAGTTCCAGCCCGGGTGCTCGGTCGGCTTTGACCAATGCCTTCATGGCGCGAAGTCTGGTCCGCCCGTGCTGTTCAGTCCATCGCGAGTTTCTGAAATCCCTCGTTAGAGCAACTTCACAAGGAGCCCGGCACCCGGATGGACACGAAGTCCGGCCGCGGCACCACCTCGAAGCCGATCGACCGGTACAGCCGGATGGCCGGCGTGTTGGCCGCCGCCGCGTGCATCATCGGCTGTTCGCCGCGGGCCCGGATCCCCGCCGCCACCGCGCGGATGAGCCGGGTCGCCAGCCCTTGGCCGCGATACGCCGGGTCGGTGCAGACGGCGCTGATCTCGGTCCAGCCGGGCGGGCGCATCCGCTCCCCCGCCATCGCGATCAGCTCGCCACCGCGCCGGATTCCCAGATATGTCCCCAATTCGATGGTCCGCTTCCGGAACGGCCCCGGTTTGGTCCGCTCCACGAGGTCGAGCATCTCCGGGACGTCGTCCGGCCCCAGCACGACGGCTTCGGGATCTTCGGCGGCTTCGAGCGCGACGTCGACCAGCCGGACCCCGGCGATCCTGCCGAGGACTTCCCAGTCCGCCGGGACGGGCAGCACGTTGTGGACGGTGACCGTCTGGCCGGGACCCGCCAGCGCGGCGACGTCGGCCCAGACGCCGTCGTCCGGTTCCGGCGGCAAGGCGAAGAACGGCGCGACGTCGACCTGGTAGCGCAACACCTGGCCGAAGCGTTCCGCGAAGTGCGCGTGCGGGCCGGTCAGCGAAGCCCAGG from Amycolatopsis sp. EV170708-02-1 includes:
- the tdh gene encoding L-threonine 3-dehydrogenase; this encodes MKALVKADRAPGLELTDVPDPAVGPGDVAVRVLRAGICGTDLHIDSWDDWAARTIAAPLVVGHEFVGEVVEIGRSVTTVKVGDLVSGEGHLVCGSCRNCKAGRRHLCARTKGLGVHTDGAFAQYAVLPEMNAWVHRTKVDLDIAAIFDPLGNAVHTALSFPVIGEDVLVTGAGPIGIMAAAIARHAGARNVVITDVSEHRLELARKVGVDLALDVSSATIADAQQKLGMAEGFDVGMEMSGRPEALRDMIANMSHGGRVALLGLPASEVSVDIASVVLKMIQLKGIYGREMFETWYSMSVLLQAGLDISPVITHRFGYTEYEKAFATAREGRCGKVILDWTEN
- a CDS encoding glycine C-acetyltransferase yields the protein MYGAMRDDLKAGLAEIREAGLYKGERVIQGPQRASVSVGDGDVLNFCANNYLGLADHPKLIKAAQEALDRWGFGMASVRFICGTQQPHKELEAKLSEFLGTEDTILYSSCFDANAGLFETLLTDQDVIISDELNHASIIDGVRLCKAKRMRYRNRDVADLEARLKEASGARYRMIATDGVFSMDGYLAPLDEICELAERYDALVMVDDSHAVGFTGPTGRGTPELFGVQDKVDVLTGTLGKALGGASGGYTSGRAEIVEMLRQRSRPYLFSNSLAPSITAAALATLELLDSSSDLLGKLRANTELFRRRMTEAGFDLLPGEHPIIPVMIGDAAKAGKMADLLLDQGIYVIGFSYPVVPHGKARIRTQMSAAHSTDDVNRAVDAFVTARSMMGE
- a CDS encoding GNAT family N-acetyltransferase, which codes for MVTPFDDPAWASLTGPHAHFAERFGQVLRYQVDVAPFFALPPEPDDGVWADVAALAGPGQTVTVHNVLPVPADWEVLGRIAGVRLVDVALEAAEDPEAVVLGPDDVPEMLDLVERTKPGPFRKRTIELGTYLGIRRGGELIAMAGERMRPPGWTEISAVCTDPAYRGQGLATRLIRAVAAGIRARGEQPMMHAAAANTPAIRLYRSIGFEVVPRPDFVSIRVPGSL
- a CDS encoding LysR family transcriptional regulator; translated protein: MIDPRRLRVLRALADHGTVTAAGQALHLTPSAVSQQLAALEAECGQQLLRRRGRRVSLTPAGEMMVVHANAVAAELERARATLAALDSGVQGLVRLASFASAITMVVAPAIASLRAGSPGVTMQVQDVEGHASIPLLLDGEVDLAITEEYRLSPRTDESRLTRFPLYVEPFDVVLPTAHRLAGASEVDIDALADDEWIAPKPGNPCRDVLMIVCANPEIRHVSDDFHAITTLVAAGEGVALVPRNAFAPVPGAVAVSLRGEPPLRRVFAAVRRGSADHPLLKTVLAALLDAAPGHANAGRESRT